The DNA region AAAATTTAAGGCTGTGTGTGCTTTCAGTTGTTTAGCTTTGTAGCTAGACCTGGTCACTCTGCAATGCACTGGAATATCttatttcaaatgaatatatacaaGGTCTacctgttggtttttgttttgttttaaggcagcCTCACTATGGAGCCCTGCCTAACCAGGACTGTCCTCAAActttctgcttgcctctgtgtgtTCAGATTATATATAAAGGCTCACATTGCCACCATGCCTCaattcctgctttttttttttttttaatttcttaatcattactattaaatatatacacaaatccCATGGTGGgtatgtggaagttagaggacaacatttggaaattggttctctcccaccatgtaggttccaggatCAAATTCAAGTTATTAGTTTAGGGGCAAGCATCCTTACTCATTGAGtcatcttgctttcttgttttatctGTGCTAaagatcaaacctagggcctggCACATGCTAGGCAATTACTCTTCCATTGAGCTTCATTTGTCCCAGGCCCTGTCCTGGATAGTTTGTCTGATCCTACCTCTACCCTACCATTGTAGGAACTAGATTCTTTTCTGAGAATGATGACTTAATCCAGTACTCCCAGCTGAGATGGAGAATTTGGGGCCAGCTCTCaaagcacaaagcaaaacaaacaagagctagtaaggaaggtggaggcaggaggatcagactTTGAAGTCATCCTCTGAAACATACTGACTTGTGGCCAGCTTGTgattcatgagaccctgtcttaaaaagaaaaaaaaggaactaaaaatGCCTACCTGTCATTTACATATATTCTCCAGTCTTCATGTATTGTACATTGCACAGCATGTATTGTACTTTTATCCATTAAGCCATCTCCATAGCCCCCCACCTAGTTTTTGTATGGTTAGGGGTCAAACAGACCCagggatttgcctgcctctgctctctggtGCTAGTATTACAAGTTACTATACTTTGCTTTCTTTAGTgttggttctgaggattgaacccatCTCTTCCCACAAAGCTGTTTGCCCAAGCCCAAAGAGTTGCTTAAGGTATAGAAACTAGCTAAGTGCAGttgcaaatgcctttaattccagtgcttgggaagcagaggcaagcagatctcttcaAGGATAGCCACACAATAAAATCCTGTCTAGGGTAGGAGATGTAGAAACTTGATTTAACTCATACATTTAATACCAAACttatttgggagacagaggcaggcggatctctgagttctaggccaaccttgtctacagagcaagttctagaatagccatgcttacacagtgaaaccctgcctcaaaagtaacaaaaaaagttAGCTGTCTTTGATTTGTGGATGGAGAGAGATTGGCCTAGAAAGGCGGTATGTTGCAGGATATTTACATGTTGTGAGCCACAAGATTGTGTGAACTAGAAAAACCTtgtgtgtggctcagccctagtgCACACCGGAAGTCAACCCTAGGTCAAGAGATGAGCAAGCAGCCAGCTGACTGGGAGTGAACAGAAGTAAACAGAAAGGGGGTCTTGGAGGTGAAGGTATTTAAGACATCATGGAGAAAGAGAGCGCTTCCTTCAGCACAGTCAGAGTAGGAAGGTCTCCTGGGTGCTAGCActtcctctctgagctagcagagCTGGTTATGCcaactgtcttttttttgttttttgttttttgttttttcgagacagggtttctctgtgtagccctggctgtcccggagctcactttgtagaccaggctggcttcgaactcagaaatccgcctgcctctgcctcccaagtgctaggatcaaaggtgtgcgccaccgctgcccggcgCCAGCTGTCCTAATTGCTGCATTTTCACTCTGGCATCTGGCTCTTCAATCTTCATTGGTAAAATGAACAGCtgggaattttgtttttaaaacaacaggGTGGCCTGCACATTTAGATATATGCCCAGATGTGTGCTGCTTAGCTTGCCGCCCTCGCTGCTCTGCTCAGTATCTAAAgcctttctttaaaattctagtttatttttcttagtatgtgtatgtgcattcacacatgtaTGTTGATGTTCAAAGCCCCAGGGATATTAGAGTGCttagaagctggagttacaggcacctgatagtgtgtgctgggaactgaatttggacCACTACAAGAGTGGTACGTGCTCTTAACTGAtgggccacctctctagctcctttTAAAATCACTATTGATCTTTAGCTATTAATTAGCAACATAATCCTCTAGGCATAAAACAACCTAAGGTCAAAGAACAGTTTCATACATTTAATTAGTAGATGTTCTGGGAGATTGCCCATTctctctgttgtttatttttttcttagctgGTGTTTCATGGacatgtatcaccacacccagcttaaagCTTTTTAAAGGACAGAATTTCATGTAAATCAGGTTGTCCTGAAACGGTGTAGCAGACACTGGCcctaaacttctgatcctccagcttCTTGTCTCTTAGACATTTCTAGTACTAGAATGAggtaaaatttgtttgttttttttttgttttttgttttttgttttttgttttttgttttttgttcggtgtttgagacaggatttctctgtgtagccctgactgtcctggaactcactctgtagaccagactggccttgaattcagagatccacctgtttctgcctcccaaatgctgggattaaaggtgtgagccaccactgcctggcttagaatGAGGTAAAATTCTAAATCaaacatatttgatttttttgaaaatacaagCTTAAAAGGCGTTGTCAAATTTTATATCCCAGAGattttaatattgattttcacCAGTGTTGACATGGattaaattatttgtttcctttgacCTCCAGTTTAGTGAATCTAAAGTAGGAATAATGTGGGCTTTTTGGCTATACACCTGTGGTCTAGTCTTGTTGCTACACATGATACTGCCATGCAGGAGAACGCTTGTGCCCTAAACACTtgtcaaaaaggaaaggaaaaacaaggcAGCCAGCTGTCTTTGCTTTGTGCTGCTTTTAGCTTGCAATGGACATATCATAGTGATAATAAATATGAGTTCATGTAAGAGCTTAAACAGTTAACTTCCTTTCGAAAAAGCAAGGGATTTAATGAAAAGGCATAGAGATGAGAATCAGGGTCTCTGGGGTCTATTCCTCAACTTTCAAATTTCCTTTActgtgacactttttttttcccctgaaacagggtttctctgtgtagccctggctgtcctggaactcactctgtagaccaggctggcctcgaactcagaaatctgcctgcctctgcctcccgagtgctaggattaaaggcatgcgccactgcccagcttactgtGTGACACCTTATATATAGGCCCTAGTTTCTAAATATGtccaaaaggaagaagggaggtctGATGGATTCTAAGGTCTCTTAAGCACTAACGCATCTAAGATGCAGGTAGAACATGTTACACTAAGAGAAAGGTAGATCCCACTGATGATGTTCAGGAGCACGTAGCCAAAGGCAAGACATTTGTGCTAATGGCCTGCTTTTATGGTACTTGAAGCATACTTTAGTAATGATGTGTGTTTGGTGTGAGGAAATACAGTTTCAGTCAGCCACTTGGTAGGGGAGGGGACATAACTGGGAgaaattgtttttgtcttttcttttttaatgtgtatgggtgttgcttgtgtttatgcatgtgtaccaGGTATGTGCATAGTGCTCTTTAGAGGCCAGAACAGAATATAGAATTCCTTGGAACTGGGAACATTCATTACACACATtagtgaaccaccatgtgggttctggaaatcacacctctgtcttctggaagagcagtcgtgCTCCTCGctgctctccagccctcctttatcttttctattgctttgtgtCTCATTTGATCATTcctacagatttttttccttttaatctaaaagtttaaaattttggagGTGCTTcgtaaattgttttttttttttttaaatatttatttattatatgtaagtacactgtagctgttctcagacacaccaggagagggcatcagatctcattaaggatggttgtgagccaccatgtggttgctgggatttgaactcataacctctggaagaacagttggtgctcttaaccactgagccatttcaccagcccccctaaattgtttaaaaaaggaatagaagaaaatttttcaGGGAAGGTTatagggaagggaaaaaaggcatGATGTTCTAACTAGGAAAAAGTAGAAATGTCTATATTTaataatttgattaaaataataataaattgggACTAAAGAGGTagctcagttaagagcacttattttttaaaaatatttattttggagtTTTCCCTGTGCGGTCGGTGGACCTGCAGGGTGACACTGCTGCACGGGAACCACAGTCACACCGTGCTCCCACCTAGGCTGATCTAGGGGTCGCATGTCACGTGGTTCCCAGCGTGACCTCTGCAGGCATGGCAGCCCCGTCTATGAAGGAAAGGCAGGCTTGCTGGGGCACCCGCGACCTATACTGGCGCTGCCTGGACGACAACGTGGAGGACACGGCCCGGTGCAAGAAGCTGAGGAGCTCGTTCGAAGCCAGCTGCCCCCAGCAGTggataaaatattttgacaaaagAAGAGACTACTTAAAATTCAAGGAAAaatttgaagcaggaggattccaGTCTTCACAGTCAACTGAAAATTCCTAAGCTCTTTCTGGACTTTCACTCAAGTGGAAATCATTCCTCTGGACTTACAGAAATGATTCCAAGAGGAAAGCAGCTTGAATCACAGTGCACATCAGCTCTTGTTCTCTGTAAACAACAGTTACTAAAATGGTGAAATAACAGAAGATCTCATCATTCAAACTACAAAGGACTGCTTTAATTTAGTGAGGGATCTATTTTAAgaaaaagcataaaattattatataaaaagtttattataaaaatacattgtttatcttcatttcctcctttggAATAAAAGCTGCATAGTAAGCAAATAAagttgcacataaaataaaaactaagataggttaaaaatattttatttgtgtgagtacactgtagctgtttccagacacaccagaagagggcatcagaccccattagagatggttgtgagccaccatgtggttgttgggaatggaactcaggacctctggaagagcagttggtgttctcaaccgccaagccatctctccagcccagagagcaCTTCTTGCAGAAAACAGTCAGGTTCCATGTCAAGCACCTACATGCAGCTCATAGATCTCCGTCAGTCCAGTCCAGGCTCTGagatgtcttctgacttctacaagcacacataaaaacacacacactggcagaaacttaaacataaaataaatggactttttttttttaaaactaaatgaatTTTAGCTGGGCTTGGTAACCTATTCTCAATCCCAGCGCCCTGCCCAGGGGCAGGCAGGACTATGTGAATGAGGCCAGCCAAAGATACAGTGTGGAGACTTTTTAATTCATTAGAGAAATGACTTACAtttcatctgtaatgggattgcttttctttcttccttctcttcctactgCTTTCCTCTTTCTAGGTGTCCCATAAGAAAGAAGCGACTGACTGAAGCTGAACTCGGTGCAGGTGCTGTTGAGTGGGTTCTCGGCACACGTCAGGGTATAGAAGGTCATGGGGTAAACACGTGTCCTAGTGGCCTTTCTGGGCCCAGCATGCTAGATGCTGTCTGTGAAGAAATGGATCAGACAACTGGAGAACCACAGTGTGAAGTTGCCCGAAGGAGGCTTCAAGAGATTGAGGACAGGTACTGACAGTGCATGTCACATGGAGCTCTCCCAGGCTGCTCAGGGTCATGTGGTGATGCTggagatggggagatggggaaTGAAAAACAGACGCTTAGTGGGAGATCGAATAGAGCTTGACTAAGCATTTTACTAACCATGTCAGGCTCAGTTTTCCTGGACACTTCTAACTTGACTCTATTCCAAACCTTTCTCCTCAACAGCCTCGTTTGTCCACTTTTCTCTGAGTTGTAGCTTACATGATCTTTCACTCCAGCacctgtggttttcttcttttagtttcaaaCTTTATTCATTACTACAAGAAGCATACAGTGCgttgactcattttttttctttctctgcttcattaTTTAGGATAATTGACGAAGATGAAGAGGTTGAAAGTGACAGAAATGTTAGCCACCTCCCAAGTCTTGTCCTTTCTGACACCATGAAAACGGGTCTGAAGAGGGACTTTGATGAAGTCTTCACAAAAAAGATGATTGAGTCTATGTAAGTGTGTAGCGTGTCCCTTAGCCATCCTGGCACTGGGAGGGAAAGCTCACGCCAAGCCTGGTCTCTTAAAGTTGGGGtggtgggggaaggaggggggggAGTTGGAACAGCCATATTTTGAAAGCTCCGGTTTATCTGTTCTCTTAACTACTCAGCGTGGAGGCTAGAGAACAGAAGCTGATGTGTCAGATTAGTGACAGTTGGAATCGCTATTACAAAGCCCACAAACTGTAGCACAGCCTTCTGAGGtcattttagtgtttttaacTCTTGGATTTGTTTTGAGGGTGGGAATGTTCCTGTGTACTCCAGGTTCCTCCTCACAGCTTTCCTCCTTCAGCTTCATTGACTtgatttaaaacataatttaagccaggcatggtggctcaagcAGGTAATCCCCGAGGCACTCCAGCCTgttttggtctacatagtgaatcccaggccagccagggctgcagactGAAACTTGGTCGTTCACCCtatccccaccccctacccccccaaAAGCATAGCATATGTTTAAGATGGATGTGATGGTACCTGGCCAGACTAAACTATATACTgagatcaaagaaagaaaacaagaagcaagggctggagaagtgactcagggTAGAACACTTGCCACATGCCAGTGCAGCCCTGCAGTCTGCTCTCGGcaccacagaaagaaaatggaaactgtGCCTGTAGTTAATGAGCTCAGTCAACTTGAGAGTAGAACTCAAACCTGAGAGCCAGCCAAGCAGAGTAGCAGCCCAGGTCCTCATCTGGCGTGCTGTGCCTGGGACATAGACTTAATACTCACTGAGGTGAAGTTAGGTATCTTGAAAAGTGCTCTTGGGACACAGACCTTAGTTGGAGCAGTCCAACTACTGCTTGTGGGAGATCCAGGTTTTCAGTCAGGCCCTAGTTTAAGTTTATAATTAACTATTCAGCCCCGAGGGTGTGTCAGTAGTGTAGCCACTGTGTATGCAGGTCACATTGCCCTTCTGCTCAAAATAGTGTCTGCTGTTCTTTCTTTGTAGCTccagctatcctagaactcactatgtaaaccagagGCCCACTTGCTTCtacctgctgagtgctggaattaaagcttGCACCAACACACCCAGCTTGAAGGCCCTGCTTTTCACattggatatttatattattgCTATTCATGGCATCTATAGACTGGGTGTTGATTTGGTTTAAAATACATATAGGGCTGGTGATGTTGCTAAGAAGTGGAGCACTCACATGTgtgagtcctgggttcagtctccagcatgTGAACTTTTACAGATTTGAGGGGCTGGAAACAATGTTCACTTCTTTTAGAGttttaggtttccattgctgtgaagagataccaggaGAACCTACCTCCTCAGGACCCTACTGCACACATATTCATATCCCCATGGacattcagacacacatgcacataaatgtgttttttattttgctaagTCCATTTGAATTCTCATCACTGACtctcttttaaaatgaagcaTTGGTTAACTAACAAATGCTAATCAATGTCATTCAAAGTTTAGTATATCTGCTGCTGAAGTGGacacattttggttttctttggcttttcaggacaagagtttctctgtaaatgccctggctgttgtggagctcactctgtagaccaggttggccttgaattcacagagatcctcctgcctctgcctcccaaaggcatgaaacaccatgacccagcCACACTTTTAACTAAAAGATTTAAATTTCTATAATAAGAACTGATGAAAGACATCAAGATAAAATAATCGTGAAACTGGCAGTAGTTAATGGATATGAATATACCAGCAACAGACCGGCCCTTTCAGGACCACCAGCTCTTAACTGTGTTGAGAGTGAACAGGAGCTTGTTACAGGTAGCCTTTATTTGCATGTCCTAAAGTTTTTGATAAAAACCTGTATTTTACATCCCAGGAGCCGTCCTTCTATGGAGCTTGTGCTCTGGAAACCTCTCCCTGAACTCCTTTCTGAGAAGCCAAAGCCATCTTCTAACCCTAAGAACTACATGGGAGAGAGCCAAACAGAGCCCGCAGCTACAGGCACTGCCTTCCCACAGAGAACTGAACTGTTGCTGGAACCTCCGTGCACAGACACGCCGCTTTACCATAGTCTGGAGACAGCTGCCAGcacagaggaagagatggagctCTAGACCCCAGTTTCTGCTCCAACTTGACAAGTTGTAGAAGGCTCCTGTGTTTAGTCATGAGCCTGCCTGCATAGTATAGGGGCCTGAAAGTTTTATGAAACGGGTGTAATATCTCCTCCGCCTGTGACTTGGGTGGGACTGTCATTGTGGGTAGCCATTTATTGAATTCAACTTTTTGCCAAGGAAGCTTATCTCAAGGGAAATGCAGTTTTTTAGTAGGCTTATCCAAGAAATGTTACAGTCTCTTTAAAGACAGCTATAGATGCTGGATGTGTTACGGTGACTTCAGTCATCTGCCACATTGTTGAAGCCATTCATTCTTGAGATGATTCTACACAGGAATGCTCCTAATTGCCACTGCACCCTGATTGCTGAGTCATGTATTGAGCTACTTGTAGTGGTCACTGTACATATAGGGCTCAGGAGGGAAGAGAGCAGGACTTTGAGTCTcttgtgaaggaattgaacaagcAAAGAAGCTTGTATTGATGTCAGGTTGGTGTAGCCAGATCTCTCAGAGCTGTAGCCCTTGGTCTCCTTTCATGACTGATAAGCTCAGTTGGTCAGTAATGTTTACACCTCAATTAACTTAAGTGATTGATTTTAAAGAGTGTGAAGTAAATTGCCTGTGAGAGAAGTGTCTTTTCATGAATCCTAAGGACATGCTGTGTCAGCTAAACCTACCATTGATTGCTTCTAGAGTTTAAAAAGGGAAGGTTGTGCTTGTATTAGCAAGTTGAGTTTTTTAATGTTGGTTCCGGAAACAGTGAATTAGCTGAAATGAAATGGACATGTGTCTTGGGGATTTATTGAAATTGTCTGGTGCTTAAGCTATTGTGCAGTAAGCCTAAAAGTTAGCATAAGATGGCCTCCTACCAGCAGGAAATCGTTACCCTTTAGTACCCGAACCAGGCTCAAGGTGTTCTTTGGAAATAACCAGggttaaagtttttaatttctcagGAAGAGCTCTTCAGCGTGGCAGGACATGTAATGAAGGCTTTGCAAGTCCTTCAGCGCTGTAGAGCAGTAAGATATCCGGTGAGTGGTGGCTCTTTCTACAGCAGAACACCTCCGttcagttttcagtttctgggtttcttctcctttatataggggaaaacagaaaagaggtTTATGCTGAGTGGAGATGAATTTTTAGAAACTTAGCTTCCTGGCATTTTGCAACCCATGCTGAAATCCCTCCTGTGGATGGCATAGGAGTCCCACGTCTGTCCTTGGACTGTTTCTCCTCTTGCCTGTTGTTCCtgctctctctatttctgtctggATGTCAGGAAAAGgtttaatgtttaatatttaaacaaaatatttatgtctGCACAATAAAGTTACTCAACCTTCAAACCAGTATTGAAACCAGCTACTTGTTTCTTCATCTCAGACTCAGAGGTGAATGAAAACTGTCTTCTGTTGAAACGTGCAAGTGTTTGGCTCGTGTCATTTGAAAAACTCCTGGCTTGCTTAATGGGACCAACTTGTGAATCTCTGTGCTAAGAAGTTTTAGAACAGTTTAGAGATGTGCAGGGACTGCCAAGAGTCTGGAGTTAGCCCAGTGCTAGGGTAGGAAGGAAGTGGCAGCTTTCCAAAGGGCCTAAAACATCAGGACTGCCTCTGTGAAAGGCCTGAAGTGGCTTTGATGCAGTTGGTAACCACTTGAAAGCAGAGATGTCTTAACTTGTCAGGAGTCCTTACCTGACATGAGCCTGTTTCAGCAGGAAAGTAGATGTTTCGTGCTCCCTTTTGGACTTTACCTTCTTGCACATGTTTGTACAAAAATCACCTTCGTCCTTGTGGTGCTTACATCCAACTGTCTCCTCAGCCCtggtgcctctgccttctgttttcctttctagcATAAGACTTTGGCTTTTGCCTTAAGGTTTTCCTAAGGAATTAACAGGTCTTTTCATCTTGTATAGTTTTTACAGTGTGAATCAAACATTGGCTCAGTATGCTAATGTGAAGGTCAACAATTATCTAAAGCAGGTGAGCTCTGATGAACAAATGTGTATTTTCAGTGAGTCTGAGTAgggtgtgtgtgggttttttggttcttggcttgggtttttgttgttcttgttcttagtATGAAGAAATAATATGAGAATCCAGTTCTCATgataaaaatcacttaaaaactGCTCATTCTCAAAAAGATAAAACTAAGATTTAGGAACAAGACAGGCCTTAGAACTGAGGGGAGACTATTAGCAGGTTAGTCACCACTTTGGATCTGGAGCCTGGCTTTGTTTAATAGTGACAAGAATGCTGCAGTACTAGCAACGTGATGGAAAATGTCAGATTTGCTTTAAAGATGAGAATCTGgtgtttctgtattttattattttcaataaaactcaatgttttgaacttttaaagtatCTGTAATCCTGTATAAATGTAAATTAAGCATTTTTTTCCTTAGCTTTAGATTTTAATTAAGAGAGCATCCTTATCAGTGAAAAACTTAAATTTGTCCTGAAAGTTTGATACTGTGGGGTTAAAGGTGAGCTGTTTCTAGAATAGGCAGGCTGTTTTGCCTTTGTTAATGTACCAGTAACATTCCCCTTAGCAGGTCACTGCCATGGGACATCAGATGCTGACCTTGTGACGAAGCCTTCAACGTTGAGATGTAGAGTTGGAAGCTCAAGTTGGAGGAGTTTGAAGAGACTAGGCATCCTGTTGATGCATCCTGTGCTAGAGCGACAGGTCACTGGGTGGCAGTATTGTCTACACATATTCATTCTTTGTTAACCAGACCCTTGACTCATGAGGCAGGGAATTTTATCATTGGATTACagttgcagaaaaaaaaacaaacagacttaCTTTTAACCAAATTTTGAAAATCCTGGATAAAAGTTATCTAACATGACAAGTTGGAAACTAGGATTAGAATAGATAATTACAGCTCAGTATCTTAGCAGCTAATTAGTCCCAGGATTCTTGCTTTTGACCAACCCTTGGCTTTATAGACA from Mastomys coucha isolate ucsf_1 unplaced genomic scaffold, UCSF_Mcou_1 pScaffold22, whole genome shotgun sequence includes:
- the Ccdc117 gene encoding coiled-coil domain-containing protein 117, yielding MAALGRPFSGLPLSGSADFLQPPPAFAGRAFPPGAAGHDLVPRPGVRGAPSSPGGRTARERVSIHCRKKHKRLAEDDECPIRKKRLTEAELGAGAVEWVLGTRQGIEGHGVNTCPSGLSGPSMLDAVCEEMDQTTGEPQCEVARRRLQEIEDRIIDEDEEVESDRNVSHLPSLVLSDTMKTGLKRDFDEVFTKKMIESMSRPSMELVLWKPLPELLSEKPKPSSNPKNYMGESQTEPAATGTAFPQRTELLLEPPCTDTPLYHSLETAASTEEEMEL